TCTAGTGCGAGTACAAGAGAGGCTAGCAGTATCAACCTCAGTCGATGCACGGCTATCCATCTCGCGTAGCGGCCCGAGGGGCCTTAAACCATCAGCCCCGATTAACTTTGGACAAGGGTATGGCTCTGAACGTGGAGGAGAAACAGAAAGAGTACGAGAAGCTAGTGAAAGAGATAGTTTCGTGCACAAAATGCCCCCTTTACAAGACGCGTAAAAACCCCGTTGTGGGCGAGGGGCCTCTCGACACTAAGATAATGTTTGTTGGCGAAGCTCCAGGCCGACAAGAGGATGAGACGGGTAGGCCCTTTGTAGGAGCAGCTGGCAAGCTACTAACAACGCTAATAGAAGATGCGCTCGGCATTAAACGATCCGAAGTCTACATCACTAACATTCTCAAATGTAGACCTCCGGGTAACCGCGACCCACGCGAAGATGAAATTAGAGCGTGCACCCCGTATCTCTGGAGACAAATACGACTAATAGAACCGAGAGTGATAGTAGCGCTCGGCAGGTTTGCGGGACGTACGCTGTTCGAGAAAGCCGGGCTCGTCTGGCGCAGCATGAAGGCACATAGAGGACGTACCTACAAGGCAGTGATAGAGGGCGTCGAGGTTGTCATAATACCAACTTATCATCCCGCAGCCGCGTTATACAATCCCACATTGCGTACCCAGCTTGAAAGCGACTTTAGAAACGTGATAAGACCAGTT
The Pyrolobus fumarii 1A DNA segment above includes these coding regions:
- the udg gene encoding type-4 uracil-DNA glycosylase, which gives rise to MALNVEEKQKEYEKLVKEIVSCTKCPLYKTRKNPVVGEGPLDTKIMFVGEAPGRQEDETGRPFVGAAGKLLTTLIEDALGIKRSEVYITNILKCRPPGNRDPREDEIRACTPYLWRQIRLIEPRVIVALGRFAGRTLFEKAGLVWRSMKAHRGRTYKAVIEGVEVVIIPTYHPAAALYNPTLRTQLESDFRNVIRPVVDKVLGRARETEKRETKQRTLFDFLKHG